From Thalassospiraceae bacterium LMO-JJ14:
TCTGCGGCTCTGGGTCACGCGCGTTCGGGAAAAGGACCAATGATCCTGGAAATGAAGACCTACCGCTATCGTGGTCATTCCATGTCGGATCCGGCGAAATACCGCTCCAAGGAAGAAGTACAGAAAATGCGCAAGGAGAGCGATCCCATCGACAACTTGCGCCACACGATCCTGGAAGCCGATTATGCAAGCGAAGATGCATTGAAGGATATCGATAAAGAGATCAAGTCAATCGTCACCGCTGCTGCGGAATTCGCGCAACAAAGCCCCGAGCCAGATGAACAGGAACTGTTCACCGATGTCCTCAAAGAGGCTTGAGCCCGTAAATTACCCAAAAAAAGGTTAATATCATGGCCACACAAGTATTGATGCCGGCGCTGTCGCCGACCATGACCGAGGGAAAAATTGCCAAGTGGATGAAATCCGAGGGTGATTCCGTTTCCAGCGGCGATGTTCTGTGCGAAATCGAAACCGACAAGGCGACGATGGAAGTCGAAGCTGTCGATGAGGGTATTCTCGGTAAAATCCTGGTGCCCGAAGGCACGGAAAATGTCGCCGTCAATGCGCCCATTGCCGTGCTCGTCGAAGAGGGTGAAAGCGCCGACGACGTTGCCGATGCACCGGCACCGGCCGCCGCCCAGTCAACCCCGCAAGAAGACGCTCCGAAGGACGAACCCAAGGCCGCCGCACAGCCTGCCCAGCCGGTCGCCGCGCCTGCCGCCGAACCTGACTACGACGGGCCGATGAAAACACAGACCGTGCGCGAAGCCCTGCGCGACGCCATGACCGAAGAGATGCGCAAGGACGATACGGTGTTCCTCATGGGCGAGGAGGTCGCCGAGTACCAGGGCGCCTACAAGATTTCGCAGGGCATGCTGGATGAATTCGGCGCCAAGCGAGTGATCGACACACCGATCACGGAGATCGGCTTTACAGGCCTCGGCGTCGGCGCAGCCTTCTACGGTCTGAAGCCGATTGTTGAATACATGACCTTCAACTTCGCCATGCAGGCGGTCGATCACATCATCAATTCCGCAGCCAAAACGCTGTACATGTCCGGTGGCCAGATGGGCTGTCCGATCGTTTTCCGTGGCGCGAACGGCGCGGCTGCACGCGTCGGCGCGCAGCATTCGCAATGCTACGCGTCGTGGTACGCGAACTGCCCGGGCATTAAGGTGGTCGCGCCCTGGTCGGCAGCTGATGCCAAGGGCCTTTTAAAAAGTGCGATCCGAGATCCCAACCCGATTATTTTCCTGGAGAATGAAATCCTTTACGGGCAAAGCTTCGAACTCCCGGACAGCGACGATTTCACGCTGCCGATCGGCAAGGCCAAGATCGAACGCACGGGCGCCGATGTTACCATCGTTGCCTATTCCATTGCCGTCGGCATTGCCATGGAGGCAGCACAGAAGCTGGCCGAGGAAGGCATCGATGCGGAGGTTATAAATCTGCGCACGATCCGTCCGATGGACACCGAAA
This genomic window contains:
- a CDS encoding pyruvate dehydrogenase complex E1 component subunit beta produces the protein MATQVLMPALSPTMTEGKIAKWMKSEGDSVSSGDVLCEIETDKATMEVEAVDEGILGKILVPEGTENVAVNAPIAVLVEEGESADDVADAPAPAAAQSTPQEDAPKDEPKAAAQPAQPVAAPAAEPDYDGPMKTQTVREALRDAMTEEMRKDDTVFLMGEEVAEYQGAYKISQGMLDEFGAKRVIDTPITEIGFTGLGVGAAFYGLKPIVEYMTFNFAMQAVDHIINSAAKTLYMSGGQMGCPIVFRGANGAAARVGAQHSQCYASWYANCPGIKVVAPWSAADAKGLLKSAIRDPNPIIFLENEILYGQSFELPDSDDFTLPIGKAKIERTGADVTIVAYSIAVGIAMEAAQKLAEEGIDAEVINLRTIRPMDTETIIESVKKTNRLVSVGEGWPTCGIGAEVSSVAMEHAFDYLDAPPVRIAGVDVPMPYAANLERLALPKAPDVIEACKSVCYA